One genomic window of Nicotiana sylvestris chromosome 10, ASM39365v2, whole genome shotgun sequence includes the following:
- the LOC138879590 gene encoding uncharacterized protein produces the protein MTTKFWRNMKKRGYFSACRGRIKKLRKHAGGRGNASNMHHHRIPFGKNHPAYFGKVSMRYFHRCMNLSKQERTVTSSAQNDMAEQAVYDDEENPLEVPLSKLVEDVFDEIPKRNEVDLDVQKLITMGEDSQQEVLKVEGSLEKKSEINEEHVFNKNP, from the coding sequence ATGACGACAAAATTCTGGAGGAACATGAAAAAGAGAGGGTACTTCAGTGCCTGTCGTGGCCGTATCAAAAAACTAAGAAAACATGCAGGAGGTAGAGGAAATGCAAGCAATATGCACCATCACAGAATTCCCTTTGGCAAAAACCATCCTGCTTATTTCGGAAAGGTGAGTATGAGGTATTTTCACAGATGCATGAACTTATCTAAGCAAGAAAGGACAGTAACATCATCTGCCCAGAACGATATGGCAGAGCAAGCAGTATATGATGATGAAGAAAATCCATTAGAGGTTCCTCTGTCTAAATTGGTGGAAGAtgtgtttgatgaaattcctaagagaAATGAAGTTGATCTTGATGTTCAGAAACTAATTACTATGGGTGAGGATTCGCAACAAGAGGTCCTAAAAGTTGAAGGTAGCCTTGAGAAGAAGTCTGAAATAAATGAGGAGCATGTGTTTAATAAAAATCCTTAA